The following proteins are encoded in a genomic region of Chloracidobacterium sp.:
- a CDS encoding NarK/NasA family nitrate transporter, giving the protein MTKKGANKALFLSTMGFAVSFAVWGLLAALAPFFKEHYSLTDTEKSIMIAVPVLLGSVGRFATGMLADRFGGRNVFSALLLFSALPTIAIGLSTSYSQLLFFGLFLGLAGTTFPVGVGFTARWFSPEKQGAALGVYGMGNIGQSVAVFFAPVVAAYFGNWRLVFFIFAALAVLWAAVFFFTAENDKSSARPRSLVEALAPLRTSKVAWILSLFYFLTFGGFVALALYMPTFLRELFHLEPADAGARTAGFIILATLMRPLGGILADKFGGARVLLPVFAAIAILAIFLSIISIAFFTVGALGIAAALGLGNGAVFKLVPEYFPKETGTVTGLVGAFGGLGGFFPPIELGLIKDIMESYEIGFILLSIFAIGCFVVNYYSFLRKRNTVAGTVAV; this is encoded by the coding sequence ATGACCAAAAAGGGCGCAAATAAGGCCCTATTCCTTTCGACGATGGGATTTGCAGTTTCCTTTGCAGTTTGGGGATTGCTCGCAGCCCTGGCACCATTTTTCAAAGAACATTATTCACTGACGGATACTGAGAAGAGCATAATGATCGCTGTTCCGGTGCTGTTAGGTTCGGTCGGCAGATTTGCTACCGGAATGCTTGCTGACCGGTTCGGCGGCCGCAATGTCTTTTCTGCTCTATTGTTATTCTCAGCCTTGCCGACGATCGCGATAGGACTTTCGACGAGCTACTCGCAACTGCTTTTCTTCGGGCTGTTTTTGGGGCTTGCCGGGACTACATTTCCGGTCGGCGTAGGCTTTACTGCCCGCTGGTTCAGCCCTGAAAAGCAAGGTGCTGCTTTGGGAGTTTACGGTATGGGCAACATAGGGCAATCAGTTGCGGTTTTCTTTGCACCGGTCGTTGCTGCGTATTTTGGGAACTGGCGGCTTGTTTTCTTTATCTTCGCCGCTCTTGCAGTGCTTTGGGCCGCTGTTTTTTTCTTTACCGCCGAGAATGATAAAAGTTCGGCACGGCCGAGATCGTTAGTAGAGGCATTGGCTCCGCTGCGGACCTCGAAGGTCGCGTGGATCTTATCTTTATTCTATTTTCTTACATTCGGCGGATTTGTCGCTTTAGCTCTTTATATGCCGACATTTCTGCGTGAGCTGTTCCACCTCGAACCGGCAGACGCAGGCGCACGTACCGCGGGCTTTATTATTCTTGCAACCTTGATGCGGCCCTTAGGCGGCATACTTGCTGATAAATTCGGCGGTGCGAGAGTCCTGCTTCCGGTATTTGCTGCAATAGCAATACTTGCTATCTTTTTGAGTATCATCTCGATCGCGTTTTTTACGGTAGGCGCACTCGGTATCGCCGCGGCCCTGGGCCTCGGCAACGGCGCTGTATTCAAACTCGTGCCTGAGTATTTTCCGAAAGAGACGGGAACCGTTACAGGGCTTGTCGGAGCTTTCGGCGGGCTTGGAGGCTTTTTTCCGCCGATCGAGCTTGGCCTGATAAAGGACATTATGGAGAGCTATGAAATAGGGTTTATTCTGCTTTCGATCTTCGCAATTGGCTGCTTTGTGGTGAACTATTACTCCTTTTTAAGAAAGCGGAATACCGTTGCGGGCACTGTTGCGGTCTAG
- a CDS encoding DegQ family serine endoprotease, producing the protein MQRNWIFALILFVAVAAVSSCKYSLSAAEPPAQPAAPQAPVVVDGVRTSYADVVEKTSAAVVRIEAEHKEKGTQGSPMGPFGDDLFRQFPQLAPQQRPQIERGLGSGVIVSADGTILTNNHVVEGAEKITVLTSDNHSFDAKVIGTDPPSDLAVLKIDAKDLPFLTLGNSDNVRVGDIVLAIGNPLGIGQTVTAGIISAKGRRTGLSDGSFEDFLQTDAPINRGNSGGALVNLNSELIGINSQILSPGGAQGGNIGIGFAIPSNMAKSVMEQLLKDGKVRRGMLGINIQNITDDMVQALDLKDRAGVLVSGVKPGSAAEKAGLKPRDVIVAINGEKIEDSNVLRNKVAGSLPGSTITLTVLRDGKETDLSATLDEFDTKAANTQQQNDQNGPNSGGQGGKLGVELQPVTPQIAKQLGLDNTQGVVVTQVDPTGPAAESNIMRGDVILEINKKAVNSVEDVRSAIEGSGGKPIVLLIARQGQTFFVTVRLDQ; encoded by the coding sequence ATGCAAAGAAATTGGATTTTCGCACTCATTCTTTTTGTTGCTGTTGCAGCAGTTTCATCGTGTAAATACAGCCTCTCGGCTGCCGAGCCGCCGGCTCAGCCTGCCGCGCCGCAGGCTCCAGTTGTTGTTGACGGGGTCCGGACGTCATACGCCGATGTCGTGGAGAAAACCTCTGCCGCCGTAGTGCGTATAGAAGCCGAACATAAGGAAAAAGGCACTCAAGGCAGCCCCATGGGTCCGTTCGGCGATGATCTTTTCCGCCAGTTCCCTCAGCTCGCTCCGCAACAGCGTCCGCAGATCGAACGCGGCCTCGGTTCAGGCGTTATCGTCAGTGCTGACGGCACGATCCTGACCAACAACCACGTTGTCGAAGGCGCTGAGAAGATAACGGTACTTACGAGTGATAATCACTCATTTGATGCCAAAGTTATCGGCACGGATCCGCCAAGCGACCTTGCCGTCCTAAAGATCGACGCAAAAGATCTCCCGTTCCTGACCCTCGGCAATTCGGATAACGTCCGCGTCGGCGATATCGTACTTGCCATTGGCAATCCTCTTGGGATCGGCCAAACCGTTACCGCCGGTATCATTTCGGCAAAAGGACGCCGCACCGGCCTGAGCGACGGCAGTTTTGAGGACTTTCTGCAAACCGATGCGCCGATCAATCGCGGTAATTCCGGCGGAGCCCTTGTCAATCTAAACAGCGAACTTATCGGCATAAACTCGCAGATCCTGTCGCCGGGCGGCGCTCAGGGCGGGAATATCGGAATCGGGTTCGCGATCCCGTCCAATATGGCCAAGTCGGTCATGGAGCAGCTACTGAAAGACGGCAAGGTTCGCCGCGGAATGCTCGGCATCAATATCCAGAATATTACGGATGACATGGTGCAGGCACTCGACCTAAAGGATCGCGCGGGCGTCCTGGTAAGCGGAGTTAAGCCGGGCAGTGCTGCCGAAAAGGCCGGATTAAAGCCAAGGGATGTCATCGTTGCGATAAACGGCGAAAAGATCGAGGACAGTAACGTCCTCCGCAATAAGGTCGCGGGATCGCTGCCCGGCTCGACCATAACACTGACAGTGCTGCGTGACGGCAAGGAAACGGACCTTTCGGCCACGCTTGATGAATTCGATACAAAGGCTGCGAACACTCAGCAGCAGAATGATCAGAACGGCCCGAACAGCGGCGGCCAAGGAGGCAAGCTCGGCGTCGAGCTTCAGCCCGTAACGCCGCAGATCGCCAAGCAGCTCGGTCTCGACAATACGCAGGGCGTTGTCGTAACACAGGTCGATCCGACCGGGCCCGCAGCCGAGAGCAACATAATGCGGGGCGATGTGATCCTCGAGATCAATAAGAAAGCCGTTAATTCCGTCGAGGACGTCCGCTCGGCTATCGAAGGCTCGGGCGGCAAACCGATCGTTCTTTTGATCGCGCGGCAAGGCCAGACATTCTTTGTAACGGTTCGTTTAGATCAATAG
- a CDS encoding aminotransferase class V-fold PLP-dependent enzyme, whose product MHNVDINVVELTLDVMKFAIGRITDKEPPLGVPKTETELKTLVGDTITPSGIGGETAFKIFRDILLKASVAIDHPRHLAFVPASPTRAAVMFDLVTSAASVHGAFWLEGAGCIFAENEAMRWLVSLTGMPDGSFGVFTTGGTSANLSALVAAREKWREGDDARRSKRGLIVASAGAHSSIAAMAKVMDADLHLIDTEERFEAPTLVSGLDALSPDDRERVFAVVVTAGTTNAGIIDDLQGIGDVCRSRGIWYHVDAAYGGGALLVPSVRPLFNGIELADSITIDPHKWLFSPYDCGAVIYREPELARRTHSQGGSYLEIFHEEDVRGFNPADYQIQLTRRVRGLPLWFSLAMHGTDRYAEAIERDIELAQIAGQMISERSFTELCREPSLSCVLFRRKGWTHDDYKNWTYRNHRSGFALVAPTKWRSGGVYETVARFCFINPDTTEDDIRRILDTME is encoded by the coding sequence ATGCATAATGTTGACATAAATGTCGTTGAACTCACGCTTGATGTGATGAAGTTCGCGATCGGCCGCATTACGGATAAAGAGCCGCCGCTTGGCGTTCCAAAAACTGAGACAGAGCTGAAAACACTCGTCGGCGATACTATCACACCGAGCGGCATCGGCGGCGAGACCGCGTTCAAGATCTTTCGGGATATTCTGCTTAAGGCGAGCGTTGCGATCGATCATCCGCGGCATCTGGCATTCGTTCCGGCATCGCCGACCCGAGCAGCGGTGATGTTCGATCTCGTAACGTCAGCGGCTAGCGTTCACGGAGCATTTTGGCTCGAAGGTGCCGGGTGCATCTTTGCAGAAAATGAAGCGATGAGATGGCTCGTCTCGCTGACCGGAATGCCTGATGGTTCGTTCGGTGTGTTCACGACAGGCGGCACGTCGGCCAACCTCTCGGCCCTTGTGGCTGCCCGTGAAAAGTGGCGTGAGGGCGATGATGCCCGAAGAAGCAAACGAGGTTTGATCGTTGCATCTGCGGGTGCTCATTCATCTATTGCGGCGATGGCGAAAGTGATGGATGCCGACCTGCATCTGATCGACACGGAAGAGCGTTTCGAGGCTCCGACACTTGTCTCGGGATTGGATGCACTTTCGCCGGATGATCGTGAGCGCGTATTTGCGGTAGTTGTTACGGCGGGGACAACGAATGCGGGCATCATTGATGATCTTCAGGGGATCGGCGATGTATGCAGATCGCGGGGCATTTGGTATCACGTTGATGCCGCTTACGGCGGCGGCGCGCTGCTCGTACCTTCGGTGCGGCCGCTCTTTAACGGAATCGAGCTTGCAGACAGCATCACCATTGACCCTCATAAATGGCTGTTTTCACCTTATGATTGCGGTGCTGTGATCTATCGCGAACCGGAGCTTGCCAGAAGGACGCACTCGCAGGGCGGATCGTATCTCGAGATCTTTCATGAAGAGGACGTACGGGGCTTCAACCCGGCCGATTATCAGATACAGCTGACGCGGCGGGTTCGCGGATTGCCGCTTTGGTTCTCACTCGCTATGCACGGAACGGATCGATATGCCGAGGCTATCGAGCGCGATATCGAACTCGCACAGATCGCCGGCCAAATGATCTCGGAAAGGAGCTTCACGGAGCTTTGCCGTGAGCCAAGTCTTTCGTGCGTGCTGTTCCGCCGCAAGGGTTGGACGCACGATGATTATAAGAATTGGACGTACCGGAACCATCGTAGCGGGTTTGCTTTGGTCGCGCCGACAAAATGGAGGTCGGGCGGCGTCTATGAGACCGTTGCCCGCTTTTGCTTCATCAATCCAGATACGACGGAAGATGACATTCGACGTATCTTGGACACGATGGAATGA
- a CDS encoding hemerythrin domain-containing protein: MNNDLLQADHGDLDRLLIEARSHADGGDPDELFVAVDWFWARLAMHIRAEHVHLFPAVSRKEKEEAADGPIAKLIERLRHDHDIFMREIAKIMKGLREMMFEDGRTVPDGTAERLFLIADLLKEHNAVEETEIYPLPAKILSEAEHQELLAAMKKELDNVPPRFQAKG, translated from the coding sequence ATGAATAACGACCTTTTGCAAGCCGACCACGGTGATCTGGATCGTCTCTTGATCGAGGCGCGTTCTCATGCTGACGGAGGCGATCCGGATGAGCTGTTTGTCGCGGTAGATTGGTTCTGGGCGCGTCTTGCGATGCACATAAGGGCGGAGCATGTGCATCTATTTCCCGCCGTCTCGCGGAAAGAAAAGGAAGAGGCCGCTGACGGGCCGATCGCAAAATTGATCGAACGTCTCCGGCACGACCACGACATCTTTATGCGCGAGATCGCGAAGATCATGAAAGGGCTTCGCGAGATGATGTTCGAGGACGGACGAACTGTCCCCGACGGTACAGCGGAACGCCTGTTCCTGATAGCGGACCTGTTGAAAGAACACAATGCGGTCGAGGAAACGGAGATATATCCTTTGCCGGCAAAGATCCTGTCCGAAGCCGAACATCAGGAGCTCTTGGCGGCGATGAAAAAGGAGCTTGACAATGTTCCGCCGCGTTTTCAGGCAAAAGGATAG
- a CDS encoding deoxyhypusine synthase family protein → MVAQKKARSSKFLTVPTRPVPIDRDRSVAGLLEKMEGAGFGAKQLAEAHRIWLDMLDDNSTIYLCASGNIITSGMRRLLAYVIKNRFVDVIVVSGAVLYNDIHEILGRNHFQGHPIMSDEDLEANDVMRIGDILANREEYQEADEWIGSVVNQLDLTHTYSIREFLHLMGRELSEIAHEDGLLTSSYKARIPVFCPDLPGSQMAIGLARIKFEKKINISFDLTQDTLEMMQIAQKTRNSGIITLGSTGSQSMVNVAEISSYITRTNVRGHKYAISISTDSAPLDMRTPSYGGNHTSQFGKLGKGATTAYVPCDPSIALPMIITALSQTAAKFMKGRKRPNFSFGGRELVIDVP, encoded by the coding sequence ATGGTAGCTCAAAAGAAAGCAAGATCATCAAAGTTCCTTACGGTTCCGACACGCCCGGTGCCGATTGACCGCGACCGGTCGGTCGCAGGCCTGCTTGAAAAGATGGAAGGTGCCGGCTTCGGTGCCAAGCAGCTCGCTGAGGCACATCGGATCTGGCTGGATATGCTTGATGATAACTCGACCATTTATCTCTGTGCGTCAGGCAATATCATCACATCGGGGATGCGCAGGCTGCTGGCCTATGTGATCAAGAATCGTTTTGTTGATGTCATAGTGGTCAGCGGTGCGGTACTTTACAACGATATTCACGAAATTCTGGGCCGCAACCATTTTCAGGGGCATCCGATCATGTCCGATGAGGATCTCGAAGCCAATGATGTTATGCGTATCGGCGACATTCTCGCCAATCGCGAAGAATACCAAGAAGCGGACGAATGGATCGGCAGCGTGGTCAATCAGCTTGACCTTACGCACACCTACTCCATCCGCGAGTTCCTCCATCTTATGGGCCGCGAACTCTCTGAGATCGCCCATGAGGACGGTCTTTTGACCTCATCATACAAGGCACGAATCCCCGTCTTTTGCCCTGACCTTCCCGGCAGTCAGATGGCGATCGGGCTTGCCCGCATCAAGTTCGAAAAGAAGATCAATATTTCGTTCGACCTGACGCAAGATACACTTGAGATGATGCAGATAGCTCAGAAAACGCGCAACAGCGGCATCATCACGCTCGGCAGCACCGGCAGCCAAAGTATGGTCAATGTTGCCGAGATATCGTCTTACATCACGCGAACCAATGTCCGCGGACACAAGTATGCGATATCGATCTCGACGGATTCGGCTCCGCTTGATATGCGCACACCCTCTTACGGCGGAAACCATACGTCTCAGTTCGGCAAACTAGGCAAAGGGGCGACCACTGCATACGTGCCGTGCGATCCGTCTATCGCTCTTCCGATGATAATTACGGCACTTTCACAAACTGCCGCGAAGTTCATGAAAGGCCGTAAACGCCCCAATTTCAGCTTTGGCGGACGCGAACTGGTGATCGACGTACCGTAA
- the speB gene encoding agmatinase, whose product MSESAHLPMNFGGIEDARYSGFDTAEVLIFPVSYEGTVSYGTGTGAGAMAIVEASRNMELYEEETDTETYKIGIHTLPEFGSRPTPEQMMGDLYEETRKLLEADKFLCMIGGEHSVSAPVIKAHNEKFAGLSVLQIDAHTDLRDQYDGTELSHASIMARVVKDLRIPSVQVGIRSVSAEEARALKDGLPTKIFWARDIAGRTDWIDDAIDSLTDDVYLTIDIDGLDPSIMPTTGTPEPGGLGWYETLTLIRKLAERKRIVGMDLVEYSYVPGLDHTAFLCSKLIYKSLAYIFGKELPKVYASS is encoded by the coding sequence ATGAGCGAATCCGCACATCTGCCGATGAATTTTGGCGGTATCGAGGACGCGAGGTACTCCGGCTTTGATACCGCTGAGGTTTTGATATTCCCTGTTTCATACGAAGGTACTGTTTCATACGGCACGGGAACGGGTGCCGGTGCCATGGCGATCGTTGAGGCCTCGCGCAATATGGAACTGTACGAGGAAGAAACCGATACCGAAACCTATAAGATCGGAATCCACACTCTGCCCGAATTCGGCTCACGTCCGACGCCCGAACAAATGATGGGCGATCTTTACGAAGAAACACGAAAGCTCCTCGAAGCTGATAAATTCCTATGCATGATCGGCGGCGAGCACTCAGTCTCTGCTCCGGTCATCAAAGCGCACAATGAGAAATTTGCCGGCCTGAGCGTACTGCAGATCGATGCTCATACCGACCTTCGCGACCAATATGACGGCACAGAATTGTCACACGCCTCGATAATGGCACGCGTTGTAAAGGATCTCAGGATACCGTCAGTCCAGGTCGGGATACGCTCGGTATCGGCTGAAGAAGCTCGCGCACTAAAAGACGGGCTACCGACGAAGATCTTTTGGGCCAGAGACATTGCGGGACGCACAGATTGGATCGACGACGCGATCGACTCGCTCACTGATGACGTTTATTTGACCATCGATATTGACGGCCTCGATCCGAGTATCATGCCCACGACAGGCACTCCGGAACCGGGCGGTCTCGGGTGGTATGAAACATTGACCCTGATCCGCAAACTTGCCGAGAGAAAACGCATCGTCGGTATGGACCTCGTCGAATACTCCTACGTGCCGGGCCTCGATCATACCGCATTCCTTTGCTCGAAGCTGATCTATAAGTCGCTTGCTTATATCTTCGGCAAAGAGCTCCCGAAGGTTTATGCCTCATCGTGA
- a CDS encoding prepilin-type N-terminal cleavage/methylation domain-containing protein — MRSLRQESGFSLIELLIVVVIIGIIAAVAVPALQKGIRAAENGNTFASMRTIASTQMSFYTQNNRFGRLNEINDVLSQSLGSVSGSSIVHGKFTYDMAPANPTDADLRNGYTITATRNVTGEGVIYKYEISQAGDIRQILP; from the coding sequence ATGAGATCTCTAAGACAAGAATCCGGATTCTCACTGATCGAACTTCTTATCGTTGTGGTCATTATCGGGATCATTGCTGCTGTCGCGGTGCCGGCCCTGCAGAAGGGTATTCGTGCTGCTGAGAACGGTAATACCTTTGCATCGATGCGAACCATCGCCTCCACGCAGATGAGTTTTTATACACAGAACAATCGCTTTGGCCGGCTCAACGAGATAAATGATGTGCTTTCACAGAGTCTCGGCTCGGTTTCCGGAAGCTCTATCGTGCATGGAAAGTTCACATACGATATGGCACCGGCTAATCCAACTGATGCCGACCTTCGAAACGGCTATACGATCACTGCTACCCGGAATGTGACCGGTGAAGGCGTGATCTATAAATACGAAATAAGCCAGGCAGGCGACATTCGGCAAATATTGCCTTAA
- a CDS encoding M20/M25/M40 family metallo-hydrolase, with translation MKKISRTVRAIVVLFAIQTLVLPMTLLAQNSNQSEVFAAIRKEGMENSKIMHVMHYFTDIYGPRLTGSDNFVDAARWGAREMRSWGFDYTGLEPWEFGHVGWANVRNTGLMLKPQQDTLTYEVLAWTPSTKGTVVSDVVSLVIPTFPSAENERVRQNPTQEELTAYLDSMKDKVSGKIVIVGKPTFIDQSLDAMPKHIPMEQLKCRMDPTKKPGECGPSMFRGPMGPMPKPRPGALTGLQVSEQLEKFLIDNDVKVRINESQLDRGAVRAFNNRTFDITKAVPTVVMRNEDFGRIYRILQDGTPVTLEFNLQSRIIPSGVTSYNLIGEIKGSDKKDEVVMLGGHLDSWHSATGATDNAIGCATMMEAARILKAIGVKPRRTIRVACWGGEEQGLLGSQAYVKQHFGTAEDPKPEFSKFNGYFNIDSGTGRVRAFSVFGPPEAAKVLNDAMKPFEDLGFAGATATNSRALGGTDSTSFNAAGLPGIGGNQDPIEYFNLTWHTNVDTYERIIEPDVKASAIIFAAAVYTLAMRDEMLPRFKAGEMPPLPTAPNR, from the coding sequence ATGAAGAAAATATCTAGGACCGTTCGCGCGATAGTAGTTCTGTTCGCGATACAAACACTCGTTCTCCCGATGACGCTGCTTGCTCAGAACTCGAACCAAAGCGAGGTCTTTGCGGCCATCAGAAAAGAGGGCATGGAAAATTCGAAAATAATGCACGTAATGCATTATTTTACTGACATTTACGGCCCGCGGCTGACCGGAAGCGACAATTTCGTCGATGCCGCACGCTGGGGTGCCCGCGAAATGCGTTCGTGGGGCTTTGATTACACCGGCCTCGAACCTTGGGAATTCGGCCACGTTGGCTGGGCAAATGTACGCAACACAGGCCTTATGCTCAAGCCGCAGCAAGATACGCTTACCTACGAGGTGCTTGCGTGGACGCCTTCTACAAAAGGAACGGTTGTTTCCGATGTTGTCAGCCTTGTCATACCGACGTTCCCGTCAGCTGAGAATGAGCGGGTCAGGCAAAATCCAACGCAGGAAGAGCTGACCGCATACCTTGACAGCATGAAAGATAAGGTGAGCGGCAAGATCGTTATCGTCGGCAAACCGACATTCATCGATCAATCATTGGACGCAATGCCAAAGCATATCCCCATGGAACAGCTTAAATGCCGCATGGATCCGACAAAGAAACCGGGCGAATGCGGACCGTCGATGTTCAGAGGACCGATGGGCCCGATGCCGAAGCCGCGGCCCGGAGCGCTGACCGGTTTACAGGTCTCCGAACAGTTGGAAAAGTTCCTGATCGATAACGATGTAAAGGTACGTATAAATGAATCGCAGCTTGACCGCGGTGCTGTCCGTGCATTCAACAATCGGACATTCGATATCACAAAGGCCGTTCCGACAGTCGTAATGCGTAATGAGGATTTTGGCCGAATCTACCGCATCCTGCAGGACGGTACGCCTGTTACGCTTGAATTCAACCTCCAAAGCCGCATCATTCCTTCGGGCGTTACGAGCTACAACTTGATCGGTGAGATCAAAGGCTCCGACAAGAAAGATGAGGTCGTAATGCTCGGCGGACACCTTGATTCGTGGCATTCGGCAACGGGCGCTACCGACAATGCGATCGGATGCGCGACCATGATGGAGGCCGCGCGTATCTTAAAAGCGATCGGTGTTAAACCGCGGCGCACGATCCGCGTTGCATGCTGGGGCGGCGAAGAACAGGGCTTGCTCGGTTCACAAGCGTATGTGAAGCAGCATTTCGGTACTGCGGAAGATCCGAAGCCGGAGTTCTCGAAGTTCAACGGCTACTTCAATATCGACAGCGGAACGGGCCGTGTTCGAGCGTTCAGCGTTTTCGGCCCGCCGGAAGCGGCGAAGGTGCTTAACGACGCAATGAAGCCCTTTGAAGATCTTGGGTTTGCGGGAGCTACGGCCACGAACAGCCGTGCCCTTGGCGGAACGGACAGCACTTCGTTCAATGCCGCAGGCCTGCCCGGTATCGGCGGTAATCAGGATCCTATCGAGTACTTCAACCTTACGTGGCATACCAACGTGGATACCTACGAACGCATCATCGAGCCGGACGTGAAAGCATCGGCAATAATATTTGCTGCGGCAGTCTATACGCTGGCGATGCGTGATGAGATGCTTCCGCGATTCAAGGCCGGCGAAATGCCGCCGCTCCCGACAGCACCGAACAGATAG
- the speA gene encoding biosynthetic arginine decarboxylase, translated as MTAIIEQTTETYGIANWGADYFSVNKKGNLIVRLPENEALTADIKEIIDDLRKRGINTPVLLRFPQLIFGQIRKLQTAFKKSIREFEYAGGHLCVFPMKVNQNRAVIEEYLREGSRYNFGLEAGSKAELYAALGLEQAKDSLLVLNGFKDRDFIKLAFAGAAAGKNVVIVIEKLSELDHTLSLADEALRQNPDIKIPMIGVRVKLYSKGSGKWEKSGGEAAKFGLTTTEILEVIRRLQDAGRTDMLRLLHFHIGSQLTDIKRIKNAMKEAARTYSKIRKMQIPIEYLDVGGGMAVDYDGSRTSFESSANYNAREFANDVIYVIKMICDDENVPHPTIIQESGRYLSAYHAILVTNVQDEIETVVEDLTEMTRSADDPEVVREFYDLRETINAKNYREYYHDALEHREELFTMFNLGLISLEAKGKGEVLFWDICEKADQFAQLKKYVSEEFGDLRRLMCSKYLANFSVFRSMPDNWALEQLFPIIPIHKLNKKPTEYATLCDITCDSDGIVDKFVDLHDVKNVLELHKLVKGEPYYLAMMLVGAYQEVMGNNHNLFGTPNEAHIFIGEDGYIIKKVIAGATLGESLATARYEAGQLHDSFRRAVLQRVKEGELSPTEGTRLIEFYEEQVQSYTYLTPNGTNEN; from the coding sequence TTGACAGCGATCATTGAACAAACAACTGAGACGTACGGCATCGCCAATTGGGGAGCCGATTACTTCAGCGTCAACAAAAAAGGCAACCTCATTGTCCGTTTGCCTGAGAACGAGGCTCTTACCGCCGACATCAAAGAAATAATCGATGATCTGCGAAAGCGCGGCATCAACACACCTGTCCTGCTTCGGTTCCCCCAACTGATATTCGGCCAGATCCGCAAGCTACAAACGGCTTTCAAAAAGTCGATCCGCGAATTTGAATATGCAGGCGGCCACCTGTGTGTTTTCCCGATGAAGGTCAATCAGAACCGCGCTGTCATCGAGGAGTACCTGCGCGAGGGTTCGCGTTACAACTTTGGCCTCGAAGCCGGCTCAAAGGCGGAGCTTTACGCCGCATTGGGGCTTGAACAGGCAAAGGACAGCCTGCTGGTACTCAATGGCTTTAAGGACCGCGACTTCATCAAATTGGCGTTTGCCGGTGCAGCTGCGGGCAAGAATGTTGTCATTGTCATCGAAAAACTCAGCGAGCTTGATCATACGCTGTCGCTTGCCGATGAGGCTCTCAGGCAAAATCCCGATATAAAGATCCCGATGATCGGTGTGCGCGTTAAACTGTATTCGAAAGGCTCGGGCAAATGGGAAAAAAGCGGCGGCGAAGCGGCAAAATTCGGCCTTACTACGACCGAGATACTCGAGGTCATCAGACGTCTCCAGGATGCCGGCCGAACCGATATGCTCCGGCTTCTGCATTTCCACATAGGTTCGCAGCTTACCGACATCAAACGCATCAAAAATGCGATGAAAGAAGCGGCCCGAACCTACTCGAAGATCCGGAAGATGCAGATCCCTATCGAGTATCTCGACGTAGGCGGCGGCATGGCTGTCGATTACGACGGTTCGCGCACGTCATTTGAGTCATCTGCCAATTACAACGCTCGCGAATTCGCAAACGACGTCATTTACGTCATCAAAATGATCTGCGACGACGAGAACGTCCCTCATCCGACCATTATTCAAGAGTCGGGACGTTATCTGTCGGCGTACCACGCGATACTCGTGACCAATGTTCAGGACGAGATCGAAACGGTGGTCGAGGATCTGACCGAAATGACACGTTCGGCGGATGATCCTGAGGTAGTCCGCGAATTCTACGACCTTCGCGAAACGATAAATGCCAAGAACTATCGTGAGTATTATCACGACGCCCTTGAACATCGCGAGGAGCTTTTCACGATGTTCAACCTCGGGCTGATCTCGCTCGAAGCCAAAGGAAAAGGTGAGGTCCTCTTTTGGGACATCTGCGAAAAGGCCGATCAGTTCGCTCAGTTAAAGAAATACGTCTCTGAAGAATTCGGTGATCTTCGGCGGTTGATGTGCAGCAAATACCTGGCAAATTTCTCGGTATTTCGCTCAATGCCGGATAATTGGGCACTCGAACAATTGTTTCCGATCATCCCGATACATAAACTCAACAAAAAACCGACGGAATATGCTACGCTTTGTGATATAACGTGCGATTCGGACGGCATCGTGGATAAATTCGTCGATCTGCATGACGTCAAGAACGTGCTGGAACTGCACAAATTGGTCAAGGGCGAGCCGTATTACCTTGCCATGATGCTCGTAGGTGCATACCAAGAAGTGATGGGCAATAACCACAATCTCTTCGGTACACCGAACGAGGCACACATTTTTATCGGCGAAGATGGCTACATCATCAAAAAGGTCATCGCCGGTGCGACGCTTGGCGAATCGCTGGCAACTGCGCGATACGAAGCGGGGCAGCTGCACGATTCATTCAGACGCGCGGTACTGCAAAGGGTAAAAGAGGGTGAACTGTCGCCGACCGAAGGGACGCGACTTATAGAATTTTATGAAGAGCAGGTGCAAAGTTACACCTATCTTACGCCTAACGGCACGAACGAAAATTAG